In one Lolium rigidum isolate FL_2022 chromosome 3, APGP_CSIRO_Lrig_0.1, whole genome shotgun sequence genomic region, the following are encoded:
- the LOC124698502 gene encoding serine carboxypeptidase-like 51, which yields MEFRPLALVFPVLCLSVLGTAHATTAGNSDGTERWGYVEVRPKAHLFWWYYKSPHRVSTPTKPWPTVLWLQGVPGASGVGLGNFLEVGPLDGNLKPRNSTWLHKADLIFVDNPVGVGYSYVEDDSLLVTTDLEAAADMITLLKALVKEVKTLESSPLFLVGESYGGKYAATLGVSVVRAVHAGDLKLTLGGVALGDSWISPEDFASSYGTLLLEVSRLDSNGADHANKDARVVRQQIAAGQFRKAQITLSKMLNWIVVNSGHVDVYNFLLDAGMDPVAAASARSPSPPEYSRYLESKSIGDTIQGAMNGAIKQKLNIIPKDIVWQAQSYAVYYALINDFMKPRIEEVDKLLSYGVNVTVYNGQLDVICSTIGAEMWVQKLKWDGLKNFLSLPRQPLYCGSVEATKGFVRSYMNLHFYWILGAGHFVPVDQPCIALDMIAKITQSPALALS from the exons ATGGAGTTCCGTCCTCTTGCTCTCGTCTTCCCCGTCCTCTGCCTCTCTGTGCTTGGTACCGCACATGCCACCACCGCCGGAAACTCCGACGGCACGGAGCGTTGGGGATACGTGGAAGTGCGGCCGA AGGCTCACCTGTTCTGGTGGTACTACAAGAGCCCCCACAGGGTTTCGACGCCGACCAAGCCATGGCCGACCGTCCTGTGGCTGCAGGGTGTCCCG GGAGCGTCAGGTGTCGGGCTTGGCAACTTCCTGGAGGTCGGGCCGCTCGACGGCAACCTGAAACCACGCAACTCGACGTGGCTGCACAAGGCCGACCTCATCTTCGTG GACAACCCTGTGGGGGTCGGGTACAGCTACGTGGAGGATGACAGCCTGCTGGTGACGACcgacctggaggcggcggcggacatGATCACGCTCCTCAAGGCGCTCGTCAAGGAAGTGAAAACCTTGGAGAGCAGCCCGCTGTTCCTCGTCGGCGAGTCGTACGGCGGCAAGTACGCCGCCACGCTCGGCGTCTCCGTCGTCAGGGCCGTCCACGCCGGCGACCTCAAGCTCACGCTCGGGGGCGTGGCGCTCGGAGATAGCTGGATTTCGCCGGAGGATTTCGCG TCTTCTTATGGGACGCTTCTGTTAGAGGTGTCGAGGCTGGACAGCAACGGCGCGGACCACGCGAACAA GGACGCACGGGTGGTGAGGCAGCAGATTGCGGCGGGGCAGTTCAGGAAAGCACAGATCACGCTCAGCAAAATGCTCAACTGGATCGTCGTCAACAGCGGCCACGTG GATGTGTACAACTTCTTACTCGACGCCGGGATGGATCCCGTGGCGGCTGCTTCTGCGAGGTCACCTTCGCCGCCGGAGTACTCCAGGTACCTGGAGAGCAAGTCCATAGGGGACACCATTCAGGGCGCCATGAATGGAGCCATCAAGCAAAAGCTCAACATCATCCCCAAAGACATAGT ATGGCAGGCACAATCTTACGCGGTTTACTATGCGCTGATCAACGATTTCATGAAGCCGAGGATTGAAGAG GTCGACAAGCTCCTGTCGTATGGTGTCAATGTGACGGTGTATAATGGACAG CTTGATGTAATCTGCTCCACCATCGGCGCAGAAATGTGGGTTCAGAAACTCAA ATGGGATGGGCTGAAGAACTTTTTAAGTTTGCCAAGGCAGCCTCTGTACTGTGGCTCTGTTGAAGCCACCAAGGGCTTTGTTAGATCTTACATGAACCTGCATTTCTACTGGATCCTTGGAGCAGGGCACTTT GTGCCTGTTGATCAGCCTTGCATTGCACTTGACATGATCGCCAAGATTACACAGTCTCCAGCTCTTGCTCTTTCATAG